In Luteibaculum oceani, the DNA window TGCTGCAGCGTTGAGAAGAGCAGAAAAAGCAGGTATCCAACTTTAGAATATATCAACCATGGCAAAGAAAGGTAAAGGGAATGTAGTGCAGGTAATACTAGAGTGTACTGAGCACAAAGAGAGTGGAATGCCAGGTACTTCTAGGTATATCACTGTAAAGAACAGAAAAAATACTCCAGATAGATTGGAGTTAAGAAAGTACAACCCTGTTCTTAAGAAAGTAACTGTTCATAAAGAGATTAAATAATTTAAGATATGGCTAAGAAAACAGTAGCATCGCTTCAGAAAGCCGAGAGTAAGAACTTAACGAAGGCGATTAAAATGGTGAAGTCTCCTGTAACTGGAGCTTACACGTTTAAAGAAGAGATTGTAACTAACGATAAGGTTAAAGAGTTTTTCGATAACTAATCTTTGGTTGATCAACTATATATTTAGTAGGCTCGTTTCTCGCGAAATGGGCCTTTTTTTGTTTTATTTCGGGATATAATTTTCCACCATGGGCTTATTTAGCATTTTCAAAAAAGCCGAAAAAGAGAGCTTAGATAAAGGCTTAGAGCAAACCAAATCTTCCTTCCTTGGGAAAATTACTCGTGCCGTAGCAGGTAAATCTAAAGTAGATGCACTTGTTCTCGACGATTTGGAAGAAGCATTAATAAGTGCTGATGTTTCGGTTGAAACTACACTGGAAATAATCGAAAGAATTGAGTCGCGCGTAGCCAAGGATAAATACCTAGGTGAAGGCGAACTTAAAGCCATCTTGAAAGATGAAATCGCCGCTCTTGTAAGAAAGGGTGATAAGGTGGATTTCGCTGCCGAACCAACGGCTACCCCTTATGTTATCCTTGTAGTTGGAGTGAATGGTGTTGGTAAAACAACTACCATAGGAAAAATAGCCCACCAATTTAAAGCCGCTGGCAAAGATGTAGTACTTGGAGCGGCAGATACCTTTAGAGCTGCTGCCGTGCATCAGTTGCAAATTTGGGGTGAACGCGTTGGGGTTCCCGTAGTGGCGCAGAAAATGGGGTCAGATCCTGCTTCGGTTGCCTTTGACACCGTTAGTTCCGCAGTGGCTAAAAATGCCGATGTGGTTATCATAGATACTGCGGGTAGGCTACACAATAAGGCGGGATTAATGAGTGAGCTCGGCAAAATTAAGCGCGTAATTTCAAAGGTGCTTCCCGATGCTCCTCACGAAACGCTATTGGTTTTGGATGCCAGTACAGGGCAAAATGCTATAGAGCAAGCCAAGCAATTTACCGAGGTTACCAATGTTAATGCTATGGCACTTACCAAATTAGATGGTACGGCAAAAGGTGGCGTGGTAATAGGAATTTCCCACCAATTTGATATTCCAGTTAAGTACATCGGAATTGGAGAGCAAATGAACGATTTACGATTGTTTGAGCCAGAAGCCTTTGTAGATTCCCTTTTCGAAAATTAGGATCAATTAGATGAAAACCAAGGGGTTAAAGAAGAATAAGGTTAATGTTGTAACCTTAGGATGTTCCAAAAATTTATACGATTCAGAAATTATTATGGGCCAACTAAAGGCTAATAATTTCGAGGTGGAACACGAGTCTAAAGAAGAAGATTCTGCAATTGTAATAGTAAATACTTGTGGGTTTATCGATAACGCTAAGGAAGAGTCGGTGAATACCATTTTACAATACGCGCACGCCAAAAAAGAAGGTTGGATAGAAAAGCTGTATGTTACGGGGTGTCTTTCGCAACGTTATCAGCCTGAATTGGAAGCAGAAATACCTGAAGTAGATGCATTTTTTGGAACTAGAGATTTACCTAGACTCCTTAAGACTCTAAAGGCTGATTATAAAAAGGAATTGGTGGGTGAGCGTATTTTAACCACTCCTGCGCATTTTGCCTATTTGAAAATTGCAGAAGGTTGCGATAGACCCTGCTCTTTTTGTGCTATTCCCCTCATGCGAGGAAAGCATAAATCTACACCCATAGAGGATTTGGTGAAAAGTGCCGAGAGACTGGCAAGTAAAGGTGTTAAGGAGCTTATTCTAATAGCCCAAGATCTTACTTATTACGGTTTAGATCTTTACAAAGAAAGAAAGTTGGCTGCCCTATTAACCGAGTTATGCAAGGTGGAGGGAATAGACTGGATTAGATTACACTACGCCTATCCAAGTGGTTTTCCAATGGATGTCTTGGAAGTAATTAAGAGCGAACCAAAAGTTTGTAATTATTTGGATATGCCTTTACAGCATGCTTCTAATAATATGTTGAAAGCTATGCGCAGGGGGATTACTAGGGAGAAGACGACCAAATTGATCTCTGATATCAGGGAACAAATTCCAAACATAGCCATCCGTACAACCCTTATCTCTGGGTACCCAGGCGAGACCGAGGAAGATCATCAAGAAATGTTGAACTGGGTTAAGGAAACCAGATTCGAGCGTTTAGGTGTTTTTACTTATTCTCACGAAGAAAATACGCACGCTTACAATTTCGAGGACGATGTTCCAGCTGAGGTAAAGGAGCAAAGAGTGGCGGAAATAATGGAAGTTCAAGAAGAAATTTCCATGGAACTAAACCGAGAGAAGGTAGGACAGGAATTTAATGTGCTTATCGATAGAGTAGAAGGAGATTACTTTGTAGGTAGAACAGAATACGACTCTCCAGAAGTTGATAACGAGGTGTTAATTAATAAAAAACACTATTTGAGGGTAGGAGATTTTTGTAAGGTTGTGGTCGATAAAACCGAAGCCTTCGATTTATATGCCTCACCCGTATCCTAAAGAAGAAGTGAAAGCAAATTATACGGTTTTTGGACTACCATTTCAGCAAACAGGGATGTTTGGTAACATGGTGCGCCTTTACCAGGAGCAAAGCGATGTCCTTAAACCTTTTATAAAGCATTTTCCATCTGTCCAGAATTTTAAGGCACTCGCTGAAAATAGACAGGAACAATTTAAACATAGAAAAGAACTCGTTTCTGTATTGGAAGCGAGTTATAAGGGAATTGAAACTACCGCTCAAAAGGTAAATATTGAGGCGCTCAGTAACGATAGAACCGTTACGGTAACTACTGGGCATCAATTGTGCTTTTTGGGAGGTCCCATGTATTTTGTGTACAAAGCTATTCACACCATTAAATTGGCCGAGAAGCTAAGTGCGGATTTAGCCAGAAAAGTGGTACCCGTGTTTTGGTTAGCCTCAGAGGATCACGATTTCGATGAGGTAGCTCAAATTACACTGTTTGGAAAGAAAAAAGCATTAAAAAAGGAAGATAATCTAGTTCCAGTAGGTAGGTTTAATCTTCAGGAATTCAAGCAATTAAAAGATTTTGCTTTAAGCTTTTTTCAGGGTTTTGATAGTGAGAAGGAGATAAATGAAATGATTACCTCTTGTTGGGAGGGATCCGAAAATCTCAGTCAGTTTACTTTCAAGTTACTCAATCGCTGGTTTGGAGACCAAGGCTTATTGGTTTTGGAACCCGATAATAAAGTGCTTAAAAAGTTATTCCGAGATACTCTTAGAAAGGAAGTTAAGCATAGCTTTTCTCAGGATGCAGTGGAACATACTTTGAAGCGTTTTCCAGAACATTTTAAAATC includes these proteins:
- the ftsY gene encoding signal recognition particle-docking protein FtsY, with protein sequence MGLFSIFKKAEKESLDKGLEQTKSSFLGKITRAVAGKSKVDALVLDDLEEALISADVSVETTLEIIERIESRVAKDKYLGEGELKAILKDEIAALVRKGDKVDFAAEPTATPYVILVVGVNGVGKTTTIGKIAHQFKAAGKDVVLGAADTFRAAAVHQLQIWGERVGVPVVAQKMGSDPASVAFDTVSSAVAKNADVVIIDTAGRLHNKAGLMSELGKIKRVISKVLPDAPHETLLVLDASTGQNAIEQAKQFTEVTNVNAMALTKLDGTAKGGVVIGISHQFDIPVKYIGIGEQMNDLRLFEPEAFVDSLFEN
- the rpmG gene encoding 50S ribosomal protein L33 translates to MAKKGKGNVVQVILECTEHKESGMPGTSRYITVKNRKNTPDRLELRKYNPVLKKVTVHKEIK
- a CDS encoding DUF4295 domain-containing protein: MAKKTVASLQKAESKNLTKAIKMVKSPVTGAYTFKEEIVTNDKVKEFFDN
- the bshC gene encoding bacillithiol biosynthesis cysteine-adding enzyme BshC → MPHPYPKEEVKANYTVFGLPFQQTGMFGNMVRLYQEQSDVLKPFIKHFPSVQNFKALAENRQEQFKHRKELVSVLEASYKGIETTAQKVNIEALSNDRTVTVTTGHQLCFLGGPMYFVYKAIHTIKLAEKLSADLARKVVPVFWLASEDHDFDEVAQITLFGKKKALKKEDNLVPVGRFNLQEFKQLKDFALSFFQGFDSEKEINEMITSCWEGSENLSQFTFKLLNRWFGDQGLLVLEPDNKVLKKLFRDTLRKEVKHSFSQDAVEHTLKRFPEHFKIQAPPKSCNLFYIKDGKRYRLDKITDDSFNLYKTDYSYSLREMEDEIEDHPERFSPNVILRPLYQETILPNIAYIGGGGELAYWVQLADLFEMANIPFPQVMLRNSFQLVDSGVAKKIEKLGLSPKDLFLEENLLIDQLLAEGENTDVLDFRELTEVKSSLFQLLKAKVEQVDPTLGNSVEAQEKGFEKALDSIQKKLKKRLKERQETEINQVKNIKSRLFPDGGLQERSENVLHYLAKHGNEFFDIIKEESGDIKSEFNLIYLP
- the rimO gene encoding 30S ribosomal protein S12 methylthiotransferase RimO, giving the protein MKTKGLKKNKVNVVTLGCSKNLYDSEIIMGQLKANNFEVEHESKEEDSAIVIVNTCGFIDNAKEESVNTILQYAHAKKEGWIEKLYVTGCLSQRYQPELEAEIPEVDAFFGTRDLPRLLKTLKADYKKELVGERILTTPAHFAYLKIAEGCDRPCSFCAIPLMRGKHKSTPIEDLVKSAERLASKGVKELILIAQDLTYYGLDLYKERKLAALLTELCKVEGIDWIRLHYAYPSGFPMDVLEVIKSEPKVCNYLDMPLQHASNNMLKAMRRGITREKTTKLISDIREQIPNIAIRTTLISGYPGETEEDHQEMLNWVKETRFERLGVFTYSHEENTHAYNFEDDVPAEVKEQRVAEIMEVQEEISMELNREKVGQEFNVLIDRVEGDYFVGRTEYDSPEVDNEVLINKKHYLRVGDFCKVVVDKTEAFDLYASPVS